The following coding sequences are from one Methanosarcina sp. WWM596 window:
- a CDS encoding PGF-pre-PGF domain-containing protein — translation MVLLIAFLILILISGTGATAEITVQPGDSIQAVVDNASSEDVITIQPGTYTENVKIYTDGLTIRSASGNPDDTMIKAKNTADNAVFVDADGVKISGIKAAAATAQSASGIRLSGCNNCVIEQNKLTVNGRGIYLVSSTECTVSGNTVINCGYYGILLESSKNNIISGNKVTNSERGIYIGSSDDNNISGNTVTLNNNVGFYSCSLCDRNLVYNNYFNNTGISIKTGSGSRFNTTKTEETNIVGGSNIGGNYWGKPDGTGFSDTALDNDGDGISDSTYTLPGSSYVDYLPLVYPSSSPEPVPPVADFSSDVTSGNAPLEVSFTDKSTGDPTTWDWDFGDGNVSTDKNPVHIYTSAGTYTTTLTVSNADGTASKDGTITVLQTTEPVVPVANFTSNVVSGNTPLEVSFTDTSTGSPTAWSWDFGDGTTLTDQNPVHTYTSAGAYTVTLTASNANGGSSKTGSITVLQTSKPTIPVADFGTNVIQGPAPLEVQFTDLSQNAVSWSWDFDNNGQPDSTDRSPVYVYEVPGDYTINLTVSNENGTASKTLGIEVLETEEDDRLPVVDFSANVTSGYAPLAVLFTDLSQKATETGWDFDNDGVVDASSSTIDYVYTSPGTYTVNLFASNENGTVSKALEINVLKKRSSGGSSHSSGGGGGGGSPEPAKNVEVKELSQVFITNGKAVKFDFTKNATCVAYVGFDAKKTLGKTTTIAEQLKNKSALVSELPAGEVYKSFNVWVGNGKIASSKNIENPVLSFKVEKSWIQNKSIDQDSITLNRYEEKNWEQLTTNLTGEDDKYLYFTTDVPGFSSFAITGTTIRQIEEESKQIPAEERSIGDVQSEKNETEEPESEENSRNSNILLSVGIVIGALGLVGLVLKSMKK, via the coding sequence ATCGTTTTACTAATTGCTTTTCTCATTTTAATATTAATTTCAGGTACTGGAGCCACGGCCGAGATTACAGTCCAGCCAGGAGATTCTATACAGGCTGTTGTTGACAATGCAAGTTCAGAGGACGTAATAACCATACAACCCGGGACTTATACAGAAAATGTCAAAATATATACAGATGGCCTAACTATCAGGTCAGCATCCGGAAACCCTGACGATACAATGATTAAAGCTAAGAATACAGCAGACAACGCGGTCTTTGTGGATGCGGACGGGGTAAAAATTAGCGGCATTAAAGCTGCTGCAGCAACTGCGCAAAGCGCCTCAGGAATACGTCTATCCGGATGCAATAACTGTGTAATTGAACAAAACAAACTCACGGTTAACGGGCGCGGAATTTATCTCGTGAGTTCTACAGAGTGCACGGTATCAGGTAATACAGTTATAAATTGTGGTTATTATGGAATTTTGCTTGAGAGTTCAAAAAACAATATCATATCCGGAAATAAGGTTACCAATTCCGAACGCGGCATCTATATTGGCAGCTCTGACGATAATAACATTTCAGGCAATACTGTTACTTTAAACAATAATGTAGGATTCTATAGTTGTAGCTTGTGTGACCGAAATCTGGTTTATAATAACTACTTCAATAACACCGGGATATCCATTAAAACCGGGTCAGGAAGTAGATTTAATACTACAAAAACCGAAGAAACAAATATCGTCGGTGGCTCTAATATCGGAGGGAACTACTGGGGAAAACCGGATGGAACAGGGTTCTCCGACACAGCATTAGATAATGATGGAGATGGGATTTCCGACTCTACATACACCCTGCCAGGCAGCTCATACGTAGATTACCTGCCTCTTGTATACCCGTCCAGCTCACCTGAGCCTGTGCCCCCTGTTGCGGACTTCAGCAGCGATGTTACTTCAGGGAATGCCCCGCTGGAGGTTTCATTTACTGACAAAAGCACAGGAGATCCCACTACATGGGACTGGGATTTCGGAGACGGGAACGTTTCAACAGATAAGAATCCCGTACACATATACACCTCAGCAGGAACTTACACGACAACGCTTACAGTAAGCAATGCAGACGGAACAGCTTCAAAAGACGGTACGATAACGGTCCTCCAAACCACTGAACCAGTCGTTCCTGTTGCTAACTTTACAAGCAATGTTGTCTCAGGAAACACCCCACTGGAGGTTTCATTTACAGATACGAGTACAGGCTCTCCAACAGCCTGGAGCTGGGATTTTGGAGACGGAACCACTTTAACAGACCAGAACCCTGTACACACATACACCTCAGCAGGAGCCTACACTGTAACGCTTACAGCAAGCAATGCAAATGGGGGATCTTCAAAAACAGGTTCGATAACTGTCCTTCAAACCTCCAAACCAACAATTCCTGTTGCAGATTTCGGCACCAACGTTATTCAGGGTCCTGCTCCTCTTGAGGTCCAGTTTACCGACCTCTCACAAAATGCAGTTTCTTGGAGCTGGGACTTTGACAACAACGGACAACCTGATTCCACCGACAGGAGTCCGGTTTACGTATATGAAGTCCCGGGAGACTATACTATTAACCTGACAGTGAGCAATGAAAACGGCACGGCTTCAAAAACACTAGGAATAGAAGTGCTGGAGACAGAAGAGGATGACAGGCTTCCTGTTGTAGATTTCAGCGCGAATGTTACGAGCGGATATGCTCCCCTTGCAGTCCTATTTACAGACCTCTCGCAAAAAGCAACCGAGACGGGCTGGGATTTTGATAATGACGGAGTGGTTGACGCAAGCTCCAGTACCATAGATTATGTGTACACATCTCCGGGAACCTATACCGTAAACCTGTTCGCAAGCAATGAAAACGGCACGGTTTCAAAAGCTCTCGAAATAAATGTGCTGAAAAAGAGAAGTTCAGGAGGAAGCAGTCACAGTAGCGGTGGTGGCGGTGGAGGAGGTTCCCCTGAGCCTGCAAAGAATGTTGAAGTGAAGGAGCTTTCACAGGTCTTCATTACAAACGGAAAAGCTGTAAAGTTTGACTTCACAAAGAATGCAACCTGTGTTGCGTATGTAGGCTTTGACGCAAAAAAGACTCTGGGAAAAACCACAACTATTGCTGAGCAGTTGAAAAATAAGTCCGCACTTGTTTCCGAACTGCCTGCAGGGGAGGTCTACAAATCCTTTAATGTCTGGGTTGGAAATGGCAAAATCGCAAGCTCAAAGAATATAGAAAACCCTGTTCTCAGTTTCAAGGTTGAGAAGTCCTGGATACAGAATAAAAGTATAGATCAGGACTCGATCACACTGAACAGGTATGAGGAAAAAAACTGGGAGCAGCTGACGACCAACCTTACAGGAGAAGATGATAAATACCTCTACTTCACTACCGATGTTCCCGGGTTCTCTTCCTTTGCGATAACAGGTACGACTATCCGACAGATTGAGGAAGAAAGTAAACAGATTCCCGCTGAAGAAAGATCTATTGGTGATGTTCAATCAGAAAAGAACGAGACTGAAGAACCTGAATCTGAGGAGAACAGCAGGAACAGCAATATCCTGTTAAGCGTAGGGATCGTTATCGGAGCTCTGGGGTTAGTCGGATTGGTATTGAAGAGCATGAAGAAATGA
- a CDS encoding PGF-pre-PGF domain-containing protein, with product MWQEKRNSILLFAVILVLYLSVGGSASAATIYVDDDGSADYTTIQDALNNTVDGDTIIVNPGTYPDDERIDVNVSVTIKGASGYPSVGGFNLYMHSRVEGLTITKGIDFDRAGIECTVRNNRFEDCGVSMGSSYMYGNQTIMNNLFTGSGAGVNTYDSWHNKIIGNTFQNCNVGIHFGWGMGSHIVTGNTFKNCGIGIRLIDDTATIYNNYFYNNINLQIEDAAFCTLNTTKTAGENIIDGPNIAGNYWATPSGDGFSQTHMDTNGDGIAEEAYQIAEGSIDYLPLVTPRTEPEPVLPTANFKTNTTSGNAPLSVLFTDLSKDTTGWNWNFGDGATSTKKNPIHTYSAIGSYTVNLTVSNLNGTDSETADITVLEKEEEENESENEGNESDNNILPTANFTVNKTSGHYPLTVLFTDRSQNATGRSWDVNNDGIEDSNESSFVYTYSSRGTYEAKLTAINANSTDTETTTITVMRKSSGGSSSSGGGGGSPEPARNVETKELSQVFITNGKAVKFDFAKGATCVVYVSFDSKKTAGKTTTIVEQLKDESALVPELPAGEVYKSFNVWVGNSGFATEKNIENPVICFKVEKAWLQNKSIDRDSITLNRYNDEEEAWKQISVNLTEENDTYLYFTADVPGFSSFAMTGKATSFSGEDTTGSGPEQETRLAEGESVKNAGEGVEQSAAQGENTKAPGFELVYGIICLSAIPKYKRK from the coding sequence ATGTGGCAAGAAAAAAGAAATAGTATCCTCTTATTTGCAGTAATTCTTGTACTTTATTTGTCTGTAGGGGGAAGCGCATCAGCTGCAACAATTTATGTGGACGATGACGGATCTGCAGATTATACAACAATACAGGATGCACTAAATAATACGGTTGATGGAGACACTATAATAGTGAATCCTGGAACTTATCCAGACGATGAACGAATCGATGTGAATGTGTCTGTGACAATAAAAGGAGCCTCAGGATATCCTTCAGTTGGTGGTTTCAATCTGTACATGCATTCGCGTGTTGAGGGGCTAACGATTACTAAGGGAATTGATTTTGACCGAGCCGGCATAGAATGTACAGTAAGGAATAACAGGTTTGAAGACTGCGGCGTAAGTATGGGTAGCAGTTACATGTATGGAAATCAGACAATAATGAACAACCTCTTTACAGGAAGTGGGGCGGGAGTAAATACTTATGACAGCTGGCATAATAAAATTATAGGGAATACATTTCAAAACTGTAATGTGGGTATACATTTCGGATGGGGTATGGGCAGCCACATAGTCACCGGAAATACGTTCAAAAACTGTGGCATAGGTATCCGCCTTATCGACGACACTGCCACGATTTACAACAACTATTTTTATAATAATATAAACCTGCAGATTGAGGATGCAGCATTCTGCACTCTGAACACTACAAAAACTGCAGGTGAAAATATCATCGATGGACCCAATATAGCCGGGAACTACTGGGCGACACCTTCGGGGGATGGTTTTTCCCAGACCCACATGGACACTAATGGCGATGGGATAGCTGAGGAAGCATATCAGATCGCAGAAGGTTCTATTGACTACCTGCCTCTTGTAACTCCCAGGACGGAACCTGAACCTGTCCTCCCTACCGCAAATTTCAAAACAAATACGACCAGTGGGAATGCCCCTCTTTCTGTCCTTTTTACCGACCTTTCAAAGGATACAACAGGATGGAACTGGAACTTTGGAGACGGGGCTACTTCAACCAAAAAGAATCCAATCCACACTTATTCAGCGATAGGAAGCTATACTGTTAACCTGACGGTAAGCAACTTGAATGGCACTGATTCAGAAACTGCTGATATAACTGTGCTAGAAAAAGAGGAAGAAGAAAACGAAAGTGAAAATGAAGGAAACGAAAGTGATAATAACATTCTTCCCACAGCAAATTTTACAGTAAATAAAACCAGCGGCCATTATCCCCTTACAGTCCTCTTTACCGACCGTTCCCAAAATGCAACAGGAAGGAGCTGGGATGTAAACAATGACGGAATCGAAGATTCTAATGAGTCCAGCTTTGTTTATACTTACAGTTCCAGAGGGACTTACGAAGCTAAACTGACCGCAATCAATGCAAACAGCACGGACACAGAAACTACTACAATAACCGTGATGAGGAAAAGCAGCGGCGGAAGCAGTAGTAGTGGTGGTGGAGGAGGATCCCCCGAACCTGCAAGAAACGTTGAAACCAAGGAACTTTCCCAGGTCTTCATCACAAACGGCAAGGCCGTAAAGTTTGATTTTGCAAAAGGAGCAACATGTGTAGTGTACGTGAGCTTCGATTCAAAAAAGACCGCTGGAAAGACCACAACCATTGTTGAGCAGCTGAAGGACGAGTCCGCCCTGGTCCCCGAACTTCCTGCAGGCGAGGTCTACAAGTCTTTTAATGTCTGGGTGGGGAACAGCGGATTTGCAACTGAAAAGAACATTGAAAACCCGGTAATCTGCTTCAAGGTTGAAAAAGCCTGGCTGCAGAATAAAAGTATAGACCGGGATTCGATCACCCTGAACAGGTATAACGATGAGGAAGAAGCGTGGAAACAGATATCAGTTAATCTCACGGAAGAAAACGATACATACCTCTACTTCACAGCAGACGTTCCCGGATTCTCATCCTTTGCAATGACAGGAAAGGCAACAAGCTTCTCCGGAGAAGATACAACAGGCTCGGGACCAGAACAGGAAACTCGCCTCGCAGAAGGTGAATCAGTAAAAAATGCGGGAGAAGGAGTTGAACAGAGCGCTGCACAGGGAGAGAACACGAAAGCCCCAGGATTTGAACTAGTCTACGGGATAATCTGCTTGTCCGCTATCCCTAAATATAAAAGAAAGTGA
- a CDS encoding GerW family sporulation protein: MGVEETIKEIASELERIATTKTVVGDPITAAGKTIIPVSKLTMGFGGGGGEGKKEKESGYGGGGGAGAKIEPVAFIMLSEDDAKIFRISEKGDVGSILSSLQEVVPDILEKFKGKTGKHKKGEGSEAGKTEIKEQEHTEPEGKGGCFQ; the protein is encoded by the coding sequence ATGGGCGTAGAAGAGACCATTAAAGAAATTGCATCTGAACTTGAAAGAATTGCAACTACGAAAACTGTTGTAGGAGATCCTATTACAGCTGCCGGGAAAACAATCATTCCTGTTTCCAAACTCACAATGGGTTTCGGAGGCGGAGGTGGGGAAGGTAAAAAGGAGAAAGAATCCGGATATGGAGGTGGCGGAGGTGCAGGTGCGAAGATAGAGCCTGTTGCTTTTATTATGCTCTCTGAAGATGATGCAAAAATTTTCCGGATCTCTGAGAAAGGTGATGTAGGTTCAATCCTCAGTTCCCTTCAGGAGGTTGTGCCTGACATTCTGGAGAAATTCAAAGGCAAGACCGGCAAGCACAAAAAAGGAGAGGGGTCGGAAGCTGGCAAAACGGAAATTAAAGAACAAGAGCATACGGAACCCGAAGGGAAAGGGGGCTGTTTCCAGTAA
- a CDS encoding DUF2953 domain-containing protein, with protein MLAIYLFLLVFLLVLFILFTAIVLTFKFKVLSVEEKKELGGIFTVKWLLFSYTFSIKEPEEEKSIPEKPEPEEAESRKEDLLKSELKMQMEKDREPGEKKPEEETLIFEGKEKRGIFARLRRKKETGQEVEVEAKKGMSTREKLHWGLEAYKALRKPLLRLFSDTLSAIKIKNLKADLTFGLSDPADTGMLCGLIHALLGTVYNRCRNCSFSVCPVFMETLLDFRGNAEIRIKIYSLIFPFLKFIFNGKTLSFTYSIVKEKLRGSSKVNS; from the coding sequence ATGCTTGCCATCTATCTTTTTCTTCTGGTTTTTCTGCTTGTTTTATTCATACTTTTTACAGCGATAGTTCTTACTTTCAAGTTCAAGGTCCTGAGCGTGGAAGAAAAGAAAGAACTGGGAGGCATATTTACTGTAAAATGGCTGCTCTTTTCCTATACTTTTTCAATTAAAGAGCCTGAGGAGGAAAAATCCATTCCTGAAAAGCCAGAGCCGGAAGAAGCTGAAAGCAGAAAGGAAGACCTCCTAAAATCAGAACTCAAGATGCAGATGGAAAAAGACAGGGAACCTGGAGAAAAGAAACCTGAAGAGGAAACATTAATTTTTGAGGGCAAAGAGAAAAGAGGGATATTTGCCCGGCTAAGAAGGAAAAAAGAGACTGGTCAGGAAGTTGAGGTTGAGGCAAAGAAAGGGATGAGCACCAGAGAAAAACTTCACTGGGGCCTTGAAGCTTACAAAGCTCTTCGAAAACCTCTGCTCCGTCTGTTTTCTGACACACTTTCCGCAATCAAAATCAAAAATCTGAAGGCTGACCTTACTTTCGGGCTTTCCGATCCCGCAGACACAGGAATGCTTTGCGGGCTTATACATGCTCTTCTGGGAACGGTTTACAACCGCTGTCGGAACTGCAGTTTTTCTGTATGTCCCGTGTTTATGGAGACACTGCTGGATTTTCGGGGGAACGCGGAGATTCGTATAAAAATATATTCGCTGATTTTTCCATTCCTTAAATTTATATTTAACGGGAAAACTTTATCTTTTACTTATTCGATTGTTAAGGAAAAACTTCGGGGTAGTTCGAAGGTTAACTCCTAA
- a CDS encoding beta-ribofuranosylaminobenzene 5'-phosphate synthase: MINVVSPSRLHLTLIDLNAEIGRVDGGAGITLESPSLEISAAEADAVEVVGDSLLAGRMRKAAKAVLPAGKGIRIHINKELPDHVGLGSGTQVALSAAAAVNEIYGLGKSVRELAVAVGRGGTSGIGVAAFENGGFVLDGGHKFRDKGAFSPSAASHMPPGPVLFRRDFPDWHIVLAIPNTKGVHDAEEVDIFKKVCPIPLREVQEISHVILMQMLPALIEEDLESFGRAVNHFQTVGFKKREVELQPQAVLDAMKYMQDNGASGSGISSFGPVVYGIVGSPGEGKKLQKEVQRMLDESFGGDVMLTKAKNRGADIFGGSD, translated from the coding sequence ATGATTAATGTAGTGTCTCCATCCAGACTGCATCTTACCCTTATTGATCTTAATGCAGAGATTGGCAGGGTTGATGGGGGAGCAGGAATTACTCTCGAATCACCCAGCCTGGAAATTTCGGCAGCTGAAGCGGATGCAGTCGAAGTTGTGGGGGATTCCCTTCTAGCAGGCAGGATGCGAAAAGCAGCAAAAGCTGTGCTTCCGGCAGGGAAAGGCATCAGGATTCATATTAATAAGGAACTTCCTGACCATGTAGGGCTTGGCTCAGGAACCCAGGTCGCGCTCTCTGCAGCAGCAGCCGTAAATGAGATTTATGGACTTGGAAAAAGTGTCCGGGAACTCGCAGTTGCCGTAGGTAGAGGCGGGACTTCCGGAATAGGGGTTGCTGCTTTTGAAAATGGAGGTTTTGTCCTGGATGGGGGGCACAAATTCAGGGATAAAGGTGCATTTTCTCCTTCCGCGGCCAGCCATATGCCTCCAGGCCCTGTGCTTTTCAGGAGGGATTTCCCCGACTGGCATATTGTCCTTGCAATTCCCAATACCAAAGGCGTCCATGACGCAGAAGAAGTCGATATTTTCAAAAAAGTCTGTCCCATTCCTCTTAGGGAAGTCCAGGAAATCTCTCATGTTATTCTCATGCAGATGCTCCCTGCGCTAATCGAAGAAGACCTGGAAAGTTTCGGCAGGGCAGTCAACCATTTCCAGACTGTGGGCTTTAAAAAGAGGGAAGTTGAACTGCAGCCTCAGGCTGTACTCGATGCCATGAAATATATGCAGGACAACGGAGCCAGTGGTTCAGGGATCAGTTCTTTTGGGCCTGTCGTCTACGGGATTGTCGGGAGTCCGGGAGAAGGTAAAAAACTCCAGAAAGAAGTCCAGCGGATGCTTGATGAATCATTTGGTGGGGATGTAATGCTTACAAAGGCAAAGAACCGGGGTGCGGACATCTTCGGAGGCTCCGATTGA
- a CDS encoding NOP5/NOP56 family protein codes for MKIDTWFGVLEIGSKGEVFASYPFPKDIRELALRSLSLRGSKKNLPPEGFDLKAVAVECRFVESPSEYYSLLHEVMLEAAKIQVSEALTPDQRIVQAVEALDDINETTNSLSERLFEWYGGYFPESGLNGEALALFIVKYGSRDNIAPDDPLFLKARNSMGAKLEASDEALLKGFAESVCGLYERRKQIETYIESSMEVLAPNLTMIAGPMLGARLISIAGSLEKLAAFPSSTIQVIGASKALFKHLRDRAPSPKHGVIFSHPLINTSPWWVRGKIARALAAKLSLAARIDFYSGKIDPSMQEKLDEKVQKIRASNPRPPQKRHESGAKPKKKRRK; via the coding sequence TTGAAAATCGATACCTGGTTTGGAGTTCTTGAGATAGGCAGCAAAGGAGAAGTCTTTGCCTCCTACCCTTTTCCAAAAGATATCAGAGAGCTTGCACTCCGTTCCCTTTCTTTGAGGGGCAGCAAGAAGAATCTCCCCCCCGAAGGTTTTGACCTGAAAGCTGTCGCTGTCGAGTGCAGGTTTGTAGAGTCCCCTTCGGAATATTATTCTCTTTTACATGAAGTCATGCTGGAAGCTGCAAAAATCCAGGTCTCAGAGGCTCTTACTCCTGACCAGCGCATAGTTCAGGCAGTAGAAGCCCTTGACGACATCAATGAGACAACTAACTCCCTTTCGGAAAGACTTTTTGAGTGGTATGGAGGTTATTTCCCCGAAAGTGGGCTCAACGGGGAAGCTCTTGCGCTTTTTATCGTTAAATACGGCTCCCGTGACAATATTGCTCCTGATGATCCTCTTTTCTTAAAAGCCAGGAATTCCATGGGCGCAAAACTCGAAGCTTCAGATGAAGCGCTTCTTAAAGGTTTTGCAGAGAGCGTATGCGGTCTCTACGAACGGCGAAAGCAGATTGAAACTTACATCGAGAGCAGTATGGAAGTCCTTGCGCCCAATCTGACCATGATTGCGGGGCCCATGCTAGGGGCAAGGCTCATAAGCATTGCAGGCAGCCTTGAAAAACTTGCTGCTTTTCCGTCCAGTACAATTCAGGTTATCGGGGCCAGCAAGGCCCTCTTCAAACACCTCCGGGACAGGGCACCGTCCCCCAAGCACGGGGTAATCTTCAGCCATCCCCTTATCAATACCTCGCCCTGGTGGGTGCGAGGAAAAATTGCAAGAGCCCTTGCAGCAAAACTTTCCCTTGCCGCTCGAATTGACTTTTACTCCGGGAAAATTGACCCTTCTATGCAAGAGAAACTGGATGAAAAAGTCCAGAAAATCCGGGCTTCAAATCCCAGGCCTCCGCAAAAAAGGCATGAAAGTGGGGCAAAACCAAAGAAAAAGAGGAGGAAGTAA
- a CDS encoding fibrillarin-like rRNA/tRNA 2'-O-methyltransferase, with translation MPEVRKLYDGVFEVTKGKKQLVTKNLDLGKTVYGEKLIPVEGVEYRTWDPRRSKLGAMVLKKFNIPLKETSKVLYLGAASGTTVSHVSDIVSEGAVYAVEFAPRSMRDFIRLASRRKNIFPILADAGKPDSYAHIVEPVDLIFQDVAQPNQAEIAARNAARFLNKSGYLLLSIKARSIDTAASPKEIFTEEVKKLEQAFEPRFEILTTRDLMPYHEDHLGVLAKLKE, from the coding sequence ATGCCCGAAGTCAGGAAGCTTTATGATGGGGTTTTTGAGGTTACAAAGGGCAAAAAGCAGCTTGTCACAAAGAACCTGGACCTGGGAAAGACTGTTTATGGAGAAAAGCTAATCCCGGTTGAAGGAGTCGAGTACCGGACCTGGGATCCTCGCCGGAGCAAGCTTGGAGCCATGGTCCTCAAGAAGTTCAATATTCCCCTTAAGGAGACTTCAAAGGTTCTCTATCTGGGGGCTGCTTCAGGTACAACGGTCAGTCACGTTTCTGATATCGTCTCTGAAGGGGCAGTATACGCTGTTGAATTTGCTCCGAGAAGTATGCGCGACTTTATAAGGCTTGCTTCCAGACGCAAAAACATTTTCCCCATCCTTGCTGATGCGGGGAAACCGGACAGTTATGCCCATATCGTTGAGCCTGTAGACCTGATCTTTCAGGACGTTGCCCAGCCCAATCAGGCAGAAATCGCTGCAAGAAATGCTGCACGTTTTTTGAATAAAAGTGGATATCTCCTGCTCTCGATCAAGGCCCGTAGCATCGACACTGCGGCAAGTCCGAAGGAGATCTTTACGGAAGAAGTAAAAAAGCTTGAACAGGCTTTCGAACCCAGATTCGAAATCTTGACTACCAGGGATCTTATGCCCTACCATGAAGACCATCTTGGAGTTCTGGCAAAGTTAAAAGAGTGA
- a CDS encoding winged helix-turn-helix domain-containing protein, with product MVVSVMRNSGINGGGENLFKAISSDTRLSILESLSEGDKHISGIAREIGISVPVAAKHVKILEKAELVERKKFGNTHMIGIKMNNVYSFLDRFAENKKLEVEEGTSLLEALKSVTAVEVRKMGDRTKVVSTDGEEGFYIYEVDGKFSDKTVDEYKFYEDAIVEWKKLIPVTKKRLLVNIKR from the coding sequence ATGGTAGTAAGTGTTATGAGAAATTCAGGAATAAACGGCGGTGGAGAAAACCTCTTCAAGGCGATTTCAAGTGATACACGTCTCTCTATTCTTGAAAGCCTGAGTGAAGGGGATAAGCATATTTCCGGTATTGCAAGAGAAATAGGGATTTCCGTGCCTGTAGCTGCTAAACATGTAAAAATCCTGGAAAAAGCCGAACTTGTAGAAAGAAAAAAGTTTGGAAATACCCATATGATAGGCATAAAAATGAACAATGTATATTCTTTCCTGGACCGCTTTGCAGAAAACAAGAAGCTTGAGGTGGAGGAAGGTACGAGTCTGCTTGAAGCCTTGAAAAGCGTAACAGCTGTAGAGGTAAGGAAAATGGGAGACAGGACAAAGGTAGTCTCTACTGACGGGGAAGAGGGTTTTTATATATATGAGGTGGACGGCAAATTCTCGGATAAAACTGTAGATGAATATAAGTTTTATGAAGATGCCATCGTGGAATGGAAGAAGCTAATTCCGGTCACGAAAAAAAGGTTACTTGTGAATATAAAGAGATAA
- a CDS encoding DUF2162 domain-containing protein, translating into MDSSTLTVIGILIGILLFGIKTGLGCGFSNITTREILTIASSYFFLALLFGSVADHISLDAFERLSSMGMGVHVLVSLLLIGAGIYTQKKWNSGKDVSRHTFLAISMPCPVCLGALAVSCMLLSENLNFSGIEIGLLVGIAFFTVVVASSLLFRFGKTRLGMTPETMGSAMMLLGIYYLLGALLIPAYMKTKQMNLAPMETGESSIFPLLAFGVLVLAGFFLGRVRSNQ; encoded by the coding sequence ATGGACTCTTCGACGTTGACTGTTATTGGAATTTTGATAGGTATCCTTCTCTTCGGGATAAAAACTGGATTAGGTTGTGGATTTTCAAATATCACTACACGAGAAATTCTTACAATTGCGAGTAGTTACTTTTTTCTTGCTCTTTTATTCGGAAGCGTTGCTGATCATATAAGCCTGGATGCTTTTGAGCGTCTTTCTTCAATGGGTATGGGAGTCCATGTTCTTGTCTCCCTGCTTCTTATAGGGGCCGGGATTTATACCCAGAAAAAATGGAATTCAGGAAAAGATGTTTCCAGACACACTTTTCTGGCTATATCCATGCCCTGTCCTGTCTGCTTGGGGGCTCTTGCGGTATCCTGTATGCTGCTTTCAGAAAATCTCAATTTTTCTGGGATAGAAATAGGGCTTCTTGTAGGAATTGCTTTTTTTACTGTAGTTGTAGCTTCTTCTCTTCTTTTCAGGTTTGGGAAAACCCGGCTGGGAATGACTCCTGAAACAATGGGAAGCGCCATGATGCTTCTTGGAATTTATTATCTTTTAGGGGCTTTGCTAATACCGGCATATATGAAAACAAAACAGATGAACCTGGCTCCTATGGAAACGGGAGAATCAAGCATATTTCCTCTTCTGGCTTTCGGGGTCCTGGTCCTTGCAGGTTTTTTCCTTGGTCGCGTGAGGTCTAACCAATGA
- a CDS encoding MotA/TolQ/ExbB proton channel family protein, protein MSNMDLLSQTMYVFSSALLYPVMILLTILAFVSLIQLGEFISEYSKRNRDRNNLEIDCKKIRDSLSNSAFSEASRALESLKQNYMVTSFAREAAKYLEERNFPSIEKLSEEYEIKMAKRLENTKISSTVAPMLGLMGTLIPLGPALIGLSQGDLETLAQNLMIAFATTVVGLFSAGIAYVLTQVRRRWYWEDMSDIDYILDILEEKSGN, encoded by the coding sequence ATGAGTAATATGGATCTTTTATCCCAGACGATGTACGTATTTTCATCGGCTTTGCTGTATCCGGTAATGATACTTCTGACAATCCTTGCCTTCGTTTCACTTATCCAATTAGGAGAATTCATCTCTGAGTATTCAAAAAGGAACAGGGACCGGAACAACCTGGAAATTGATTGCAAAAAAATACGGGACAGTCTCTCTAATTCGGCTTTTTCTGAAGCATCAAGGGCTCTTGAGAGTCTAAAACAAAATTATATGGTCACGTCCTTTGCAAGAGAAGCTGCAAAATACCTCGAAGAACGGAATTTTCCTTCAATTGAGAAGCTCTCTGAGGAATACGAGATAAAAATGGCAAAGCGCCTTGAAAACACGAAGATCAGTTCAACGGTTGCCCCTATGCTCGGACTTATGGGGACGCTGATCCCGCTGGGACCTGCCTTGATAGGGCTTTCGCAAGGAGACCTCGAAACCCTTGCACAAAACCTGATGATTGCCTTTGCAACTACTGTTGTAGGGCTCTTTTCTGCCGGAATAGCCTATGTGCTTACCCAGGTCAGGAGGCGCTGGTACTGGGAGGATATGTCGGATATCGATTATATTCTGGATATACTCGAGGAGAAGAGCGGAAATTGA